The following are encoded together in the Pygocentrus nattereri isolate fPygNat1 chromosome 15, fPygNat1.pri, whole genome shotgun sequence genome:
- the smim7 gene encoding small integral membrane protein 7, with amino-acid sequence MIGDLLIFGTLLVNAGAVLNFKLKKKESQSHGFGDETGRSSTGDNIREFLLSLRYFRIFIALWNIFIMFCMILLFGS; translated from the exons ATGATCGGAGATCTTCTCATTTTTGG CACTCTGTTAGTGAACGCTGGAGCCGTATTAAACTTCAAACT gaaaaagaaagagtcgCAGTCACATGGGTTTGGAGATGAAACGGGCAGATCTAGTACAG GTGATAACATCAGAGAGTTCCTACTGAGCCTGAGGTACTTCCGTATATTCATAGCTCTGTGGAACATCTTCATAATGTTCTGCATGATCTT GTTATTTGGATCATAA